Proteins from a single region of Nocardiopsis dassonvillei subsp. dassonvillei DSM 43111:
- a CDS encoding GntP family permease: protein MSDIYTLLAFLTAIAVLVLLIARFKVHPVATLFMVVVALGLVLGMGGTETIELVTEGFGGTLASVGLLVIFGCVLGRMLELSGAATKITETALNMFAEKRVPWAIALASTVLGIPLIADTAVVMLIPIVSALAYRTGMSMMKLGPILYLGAYIMTSVVPPGPGPLASASLLGVSMGEAILYGLMVGVPGVIAATVYLSFIKTYVPPKPEFVEHLAGAGGPGTPSAGAPGVSDGTGPKPSSDGAAAPASVGLFGSLVPILAPIVLIIVASLAGPVLPEGAWYTEVVLFVGEPTVALFLACLLALPLFRGRWKDKATLNDLFEAGLRIAAMPLALTGVGGALATIIRETGVAENVAASIEGTGMSPVVIPFLVGAAVCTITGSNILGVMTSAAIMQPLMDDLGLAPIVVYLACATGAQIMKHANSSGFWVTTTLSNMTVGQGIRSIGVASFISGVTGFLVLNVMIATGLV, encoded by the coding sequence ATGTCGGACATCTACACCCTGTTGGCGTTCCTCACCGCCATCGCGGTACTCGTACTGCTCATCGCGCGCTTCAAGGTCCACCCCGTGGCCACGCTGTTCATGGTGGTCGTGGCGCTCGGCCTGGTCCTGGGCATGGGCGGCACCGAGACCATCGAACTCGTCACCGAGGGCTTCGGCGGCACCCTCGCCAGCGTCGGCCTTCTGGTCATCTTCGGCTGCGTGCTCGGCAGGATGCTCGAACTGAGCGGCGCGGCCACCAAGATCACCGAGACCGCCCTGAACATGTTCGCGGAGAAGAGGGTGCCCTGGGCGATCGCCCTGGCCTCGACCGTGCTGGGCATCCCCCTCATCGCCGACACCGCGGTCGTCATGCTCATCCCGATCGTCTCCGCCCTGGCCTACCGCACGGGCATGTCGATGATGAAGCTCGGCCCGATCCTCTACCTCGGCGCCTACATCATGACCTCGGTCGTCCCGCCCGGCCCCGGCCCGCTCGCGTCGGCCTCGCTGCTCGGCGTCAGCATGGGCGAGGCCATCCTCTACGGCCTGATGGTGGGCGTCCCCGGCGTCATCGCCGCGACGGTCTACCTGTCCTTCATCAAGACCTATGTGCCGCCCAAGCCGGAGTTCGTCGAACACCTGGCGGGCGCGGGCGGCCCGGGCACCCCCTCCGCCGGAGCCCCGGGGGTCTCCGACGGCACCGGCCCCAAGCCCTCCTCTGACGGAGCCGCGGCCCCCGCCAGCGTGGGCCTGTTCGGCTCCCTCGTGCCGATCCTGGCCCCCATCGTCCTCATCATCGTCGCCTCCCTGGCCGGTCCGGTGCTCCCGGAGGGGGCCTGGTACACCGAGGTCGTCCTGTTCGTCGGCGAGCCGACGGTGGCGCTCTTCCTCGCCTGCCTGCTGGCCCTGCCGCTGTTCCGCGGGCGCTGGAAGGACAAGGCCACCCTCAACGACCTGTTCGAGGCGGGCCTGCGCATCGCCGCGATGCCCCTGGCCCTGACCGGCGTCGGCGGAGCGCTGGCCACCATCATCCGGGAGACCGGCGTGGCCGAGAACGTCGCCGCGAGCATCGAGGGCACCGGCATGTCACCGGTCGTCATCCCCTTCCTCGTCGGCGCGGCGGTCTGCACGATCACCGGCTCCAACATCCTGGGCGTGATGACCTCGGCGGCCATCATGCAGCCCCTGATGGACGACCTCGGCCTGGCTCCGATCGTGGTGTACCTGGCCTGCGCGACCGGCGCCCAGATCATGAAGCACGCCAACTCGTCCGGCTTCTGGGTCACCACCACGCTGTCCAACATGACGGTGGGCCAGGGCATCCGGTCGATCGGCGTCGCCTCGTTCATCTCGGGCGTCACCGGGTTCCTCGTGCTCAACGTCATGATCGCGACCGGCCTCGTCTGA